One window of Bacteroides sp. AN502(2024) genomic DNA carries:
- the dgt gene encoding dGTP triphosphohydrolase, with protein sequence MMNWNQLISAKRFGMEEFHEERQENRSEFQRDYDRLIFSAPFRRLQNKTQVFPLPGSVFVHNRLTHSLEVASVGRSLGDDVAKAILKRQPELQDSFLPEIGSIVSAACLAHDLGNPPFGHSGEKAISTFFSEGKGVRLKEKQPDGEQLSPMEWEDLTHFEGNANAFRILTHQFEGRRKGGFVLTYTTLASIVKYPFSSSLAGTKSKFGFFVSEEEGFHKIATELGLTLLNEYPLKYARHPLVYLVEAADDICYQMMDIEDAYKLKILTTEETKELLMAYFSEERQEHLRKTFLIVNDVNEQIAYLRSSAIGLLIRECTRVFLNHEQEILSGTFEGSLIKRIAERPAAAYKHSVEVSINKIYRSRDVLDIELAGFRIISTLLELMIDAITSPEKAYSKILIDRVSSQYHIKSPVLYERIQAVLDYISGMTDVFALDLYRKINGNSLPAV encoded by the coding sequence ATGATGAATTGGAACCAATTAATATCAGCTAAACGTTTCGGAATGGAAGAATTCCATGAGGAACGACAAGAAAACCGCTCCGAATTCCAACGGGACTATGACCGTCTTATATTCTCGGCTCCTTTCCGCAGATTACAGAACAAAACGCAAGTATTCCCCCTACCAGGCAGCGTTTTTGTACACAATCGCCTTACGCACAGTCTAGAAGTCGCTAGCGTTGGCCGCTCACTCGGGGACGATGTTGCCAAAGCGATTCTGAAACGCCAACCGGAGCTTCAGGATTCTTTCCTCCCGGAGATCGGTTCCATCGTTTCGGCTGCTTGCTTGGCACACGATTTAGGCAATCCGCCTTTCGGTCACTCAGGCGAAAAAGCTATTTCCACATTCTTCTCTGAAGGGAAAGGAGTTCGTCTGAAAGAGAAACAACCTGACGGAGAACAACTTTCTCCGATGGAATGGGAAGATTTGACGCATTTTGAAGGAAATGCAAATGCCTTCCGGATACTAACGCATCAGTTCGAGGGACGTCGCAAAGGCGGATTCGTACTAACATACACCACCTTGGCTTCTATCGTAAAATACCCCTTTTCATCGAGCCTTGCAGGAACTAAATCCAAGTTTGGTTTTTTCGTTAGTGAAGAAGAAGGTTTCCACAAAATTGCAACAGAATTAGGACTGACATTACTCAACGAATATCCCCTGAAGTATGCACGCCATCCACTAGTTTATTTGGTTGAAGCAGCAGACGACATTTGTTATCAGATGATGGATATCGAGGATGCCTATAAGCTGAAGATTCTCACCACAGAAGAAACGAAAGAGCTATTAATGGCCTATTTCAGTGAAGAACGGCAGGAACATCTTCGGAAAACATTCCTGATCGTCAACGATGTCAACGAGCAAATCGCTTACCTGCGTTCTTCTGCTATCGGTTTACTGATCCGGGAGTGCACCCGTGTCTTTTTAAACCATGAGCAAGAGATACTGTCCGGCACATTCGAGGGATCACTTATCAAGCGCATAGCCGAACGTCCGGCAGCTGCCTATAAACACAGCGTTGAAGTATCTATCAATAAAATCTACCGTTCACGGGACGTACTGGATATTGAGCTGGCGGGGTTCCGCATCATCAGCACCTTACTAGAATTAATGATAGACGCCATAACTTCCCCCGAAAAGGCTTATTCCAAAATCCTGATCGACCGGGTTTCCAGCCAATATCATATAAAATCGCCCGTACTCTATGAAAGAATACAGGCGGTACTTGATTATATATCGGGAATGACCGATGTTTTTGCTCTTGATCTTTATCGCAAAATTAACGGGAACAGTCTGCCTGCGGTGTAA
- a CDS encoding GNAT family N-acetyltransferase yields the protein MEEIIKPVSKELLKAELTEDRRLRMTNKSNNQIYIITHRNAPNVMREIGRLREIAFRAAGGGTGLSMDIDEYDTMEHPYKQLIVWNPEAEEILGGYRYLLGTDVRFDEKGAPILATSHMFHFSDTFIKEYLPQTIELGRSFVTLEYQSTRAGSKGLFALDNLWDGLGALTVVMPNVKYFFGKVTMYPSYHRRGRDMILHFLKKHFYDKEKLVTPIEPLKIETSEEELNALFCKHSFKEDYKILNGEIRKLGYNIPPLVNAYMSLSPTMRMFGTAINYEFGDVEETGILIAVDEILEDKRIRHIQTFIEGHPDALRLSSCGGGEVFTPKVVTPQADCSR from the coding sequence ATGGAAGAGATTATTAAACCGGTAAGCAAAGAACTGCTAAAAGCAGAATTGACGGAAGACAGGCGCTTACGAATGACGAATAAGAGTAATAATCAGATTTATATTATTACTCATCGGAATGCCCCTAATGTGATGAGAGAGATTGGTCGTTTGCGTGAGATAGCTTTCCGTGCTGCTGGTGGAGGTACGGGTCTGTCAATGGATATCGATGAATATGATACGATGGAACACCCCTACAAGCAGTTGATTGTATGGAATCCGGAAGCGGAAGAAATTCTGGGTGGTTACCGGTATTTGTTGGGTACGGACGTGCGTTTTGATGAAAAGGGTGCCCCGATTCTGGCTACTTCCCATATGTTTCATTTCTCTGATACTTTTATTAAAGAATACCTGCCGCAGACTATTGAGCTAGGACGTTCGTTTGTTACGCTTGAATATCAGTCTACCCGTGCCGGAAGTAAAGGCTTGTTTGCGTTGGATAACTTGTGGGATGGATTGGGGGCGTTGACTGTGGTTATGCCAAATGTAAAATATTTTTTTGGTAAAGTGACCATGTATCCAAGCTATCATCGTCGTGGCCGTGATATGATTCTTCATTTCCTCAAGAAGCATTTTTATGACAAAGAGAAGCTTGTTACTCCGATCGAGCCTTTGAAAATTGAAACTTCCGAAGAAGAGTTGAATGCGCTGTTTTGCAAGCATTCCTTTAAGGAGGACTATAAAATATTGAACGGTGAAATCCGTAAACTGGGATATAATATTCCTCCACTGGTAAACGCATATATGAGTCTAAGTCCTACTATGCGTATGTTCGGAACAGCAATCAATTACGAGTTCGGCGATGTGGAAGAGACTGGTATTCTGATTGCTGTAGACGAGATTCTCGAAGATAAACGGATTCGACACATCCAAACGTTTATTGAAGGTCATCCGGATGCGCTGAGGTTGTCTTCTTGCGGAGGTGGAGAAGTGTTTACTCCTAAAGTGGTTACACCGCAGGCAGACTGTTCCCGTTAA
- a CDS encoding 1-acyl-sn-glycerol-3-phosphate acyltransferase encodes MTDDSLFLIDVDKILRTKAPKHYKYVPKFVISYLKKIIHQDEINVFLDESKGKLGVDFLEACMDFLDVKVDVKGIENLPKDGLYTFVSNHPLGGQDGVALGYVLGKHYDGKVKYLVNDLLMNLHGLAPLCIPINKTGKQTKDFPKIVEAGFQSDDQLIMFPAGLCSRRRNGVIRDLEWKKAFVVKSIQAKRDVIPVHFGGRNSDFFYNLANVCKALGIKFNVAMLYLADEMFRNRHKTFTVTFGKPIPWQTFDKSKTPVQWAEYVKDIVYKL; translated from the coding sequence ATGACTGATGACTCTTTATTTTTGATCGATGTCGATAAAATACTCCGGACAAAGGCTCCGAAGCATTATAAGTATGTCCCTAAGTTTGTGATTTCTTACTTGAAGAAAATTATTCATCAAGATGAGATTAATGTATTTTTGGATGAGTCGAAAGGTAAACTGGGAGTGGACTTTCTGGAAGCATGTATGGATTTTCTGGATGTGAAAGTGGATGTGAAAGGCATTGAGAATTTGCCTAAGGATGGTCTGTATACTTTTGTTTCCAATCATCCGCTGGGCGGACAGGATGGTGTTGCGCTTGGTTATGTGTTAGGAAAACACTATGATGGGAAAGTAAAATATTTGGTGAATGATTTGTTGATGAATTTACACGGGTTAGCTCCCCTTTGCATACCTATTAATAAAACCGGCAAGCAAACAAAGGACTTCCCGAAGATCGTGGAAGCCGGATTCCAGTCCGATGATCAGCTGATTATGTTTCCTGCCGGATTGTGCTCGCGCCGTCGAAACGGGGTTATTCGTGACTTGGAATGGAAAAAGGCATTTGTAGTAAAGAGCATACAAGCAAAACGTGATGTAATACCTGTGCATTTTGGAGGCAGGAATTCTGATTTCTTTTACAATCTGGCGAACGTTTGCAAGGCGCTGGGTATTAAGTTTAATGTTGCTATGTTATATCTTGCAGATGAAATGTTTAGGAATCGCCACAAAACTTTTACTGTCACTTTTGGAAAGCCCATACCCTGGCAGACTTTTGATAAATCGAAAACTCCTGTGCAGTGGGCTGAATACGTAAAGGATATTGTTTATAAATTGTAA
- a CDS encoding RNA polymerase sigma factor, with product MNSLSFRKDLIGVQDELLRFAYKLTTDPEEANDLLQETSLKALDNEDKYTPDTNFKGWMYTIMRNIFINNYRKVVRDQTFIDQTDNLYHLNLPQDRSSENTERAYDLQEMHRVVNKLPKEYRVPFAMHVSGFKYREIAEKLNLPLGTVKSRIFFTRQKLQEELKEFR from the coding sequence ATGAATAGTTTAAGCTTCAGAAAAGACTTAATAGGAGTACAAGATGAATTACTACGCTTCGCTTATAAACTAACAACTGACCCTGAAGAAGCAAATGATTTGCTACAGGAAACATCACTAAAAGCTTTAGATAATGAAGATAAATATACCCCTGATACAAATTTCAAAGGATGGATGTATACCATCATGCGTAATATATTCATAAATAACTATCGCAAGGTAGTCCGTGACCAGACATTCATCGACCAAACTGATAATCTTTATCATCTGAATTTGCCACAGGATAGAAGTTCTGAAAACACAGAAAGGGCATACGACCTGCAAGAGATGCACCGTGTAGTCAACAAACTCCCCAAAGAATACAGAGTTCCGTTCGCAATGCACGTTTCAGGATTCAAATACCGTGAAATTGCGGAAAAACTAAACCTCCCGTTAGGCACAGTGAAAAGTCGTATCTTCTTCACGCGCCAAAAATTACAGGAAGAATTGAAAGAATTCCGCTAA
- the mraZ gene encoding division/cell wall cluster transcriptional repressor MraZ produces MIRFLGNIEARADAKGRVFIPATFRKQLQAASEERLIMRKDVFQDCLTLYPESVWNEELNELRSRLNKWNSKHQLIFRQFVSDVEVVTPDNNGRILIPKRYLQICSILGDIRFIGIDNKIEIWAKERAEQPFMSPEKFGAALEEIMNDDNRQDGER; encoded by the coding sequence ATGATACGTTTTTTAGGAAATATAGAAGCCAGGGCAGACGCCAAAGGAAGGGTGTTCATACCCGCCACCTTCAGGAAGCAATTGCAAGCTGCCTCCGAAGAGAGGCTTATTATGCGTAAAGACGTATTCCAAGACTGTTTGACCCTATACCCAGAAAGCGTGTGGAATGAGGAGTTGAACGAGCTTCGCAGCAGACTGAACAAATGGAACAGTAAACACCAACTCATTTTCAGGCAGTTTGTGAGCGATGTTGAAGTGGTAACACCTGACAACAACGGACGTATATTAATCCCGAAACGATATTTACAGATTTGTAGTATTCTAGGGGATATACGCTTTATCGGTATCGACAACAAGATAGAGATCTGGGCGAAAGAGCGGGCAGAACAGCCTTTCATGTCACCCGAAAAGTTCGGTGCGGCATTAGAAGAAATTATGAACGACGATAATAGACAAGATGGGGAAAGATGA
- the rsmH gene encoding 16S rRNA (cytosine(1402)-N(4))-methyltransferase RsmH: MGKDELTYHTPVLLKESIDGMNIRPDGTYVDVTFGGAGHSREILSRLGEGGHLLGFDQDEDAERNIVNDTHFTFVRSNFRYLHNFLRYHGIEQVDAILADLGVSSHHFDDSERGFSFRFEGALDMRMNKRAGMTAADIVNTYEEERLANILYLYGELKNSRKLASAIAKARSGQYIRTIGEFLEIIKPLFGREREKKELAKVFQALRIEVNQEMEALKEMLQTATEALKPGGRLVVITYHSLEDRMVKNIMKTGNVEGKTETDFFGNLQTPFRLINNKVIVPDEAEIERNPRSRSAKLRIAEKK; the protein is encoded by the coding sequence ATGGGGAAAGATGAATTGACATATCACACACCGGTATTGTTGAAAGAAAGCATTGACGGGATGAACATTCGTCCGGATGGAACGTATGTAGACGTTACATTCGGAGGAGCAGGACATTCGCGCGAAATCCTTTCACGGCTCGGAGAAGGCGGACATCTGCTGGGATTCGACCAGGACGAGGACGCAGAACGGAACATTGTCAACGACACTCACTTCACCTTTGTACGCAGCAACTTCCGTTACCTGCACAATTTCCTGCGCTATCACGGTATCGAACAAGTAGATGCGATTCTGGCCGATCTCGGCGTATCTTCCCATCATTTCGATGATAGTGAACGCGGCTTTTCCTTCCGTTTTGAAGGAGCACTGGATATGCGTATGAACAAGCGTGCCGGAATGACAGCAGCAGATATCGTAAACACTTATGAGGAGGAACGTCTTGCAAACATTCTCTATCTGTACGGGGAACTAAAGAACAGCCGCAAACTGGCTTCCGCTATCGCTAAAGCCAGAAGCGGACAGTACATCCGAACCATTGGCGAGTTTCTGGAAATCATCAAACCGCTTTTCGGTCGTGAACGTGAAAAAAAAGAGCTGGCAAAAGTATTTCAGGCACTGCGGATCGAAGTAAACCAAGAAATGGAAGCACTGAAGGAGATGTTGCAGACTGCCACGGAAGCATTAAAGCCGGGCGGTAGATTGGTGGTAATCACTTATCATTCATTGGAAGACCGCATGGTGAAAAACATCATGAAAACAGGTAATGTAGAAGGGAAAACAGAAACCGACTTCTTCGGGAATTTACAAACGCCTTTCCGCCTTATCAATAATAAGGTGATCGTTCCCGATGAAGCGGAAATAGAACGAAACCCACGGTCGAGAAGTGCCAAATTACGAATTGCAGAAAAGAAATAG
- a CDS encoding FtsL-like putative cell division protein encodes MEEVVVNKKTEEGKKKRTSLKSILGGDILATDFFRRQTKLLVLIMVLIIFYIHNRYASQQQQIEIDRLKKELIDIKYNALTRSSELMEKSRQSRIEDYISSKESDLQTSTQPPYLIK; translated from the coding sequence ATGGAAGAAGTAGTAGTAAATAAGAAAACAGAAGAGGGTAAGAAGAAACGCACCTCACTGAAAAGCATTTTGGGTGGAGACATTCTGGCTACCGATTTTTTCCGCCGCCAAACGAAGTTGCTGGTACTTATTATGGTACTCATCATCTTCTACATTCACAATCGTTATGCCAGTCAACAGCAACAGATCGAGATAGACCGGTTGAAAAAAGAATTGATAGACATTAAATACAACGCACTCACGCGCAGCTCGGAACTGATGGAGAAGAGCCGCCAGTCACGCATTGAAGATTATATATCGAGTAAGGAAAGCGATTTGCAAACCTCTACCCAACCTCCTTACCTTATTAAATAG
- a CDS encoding penicillin-binding transpeptidase domain-containing protein, whose amino-acid sequence MTRYFFVILLMALIGIAIVVKAGITMFAERQYWQDVADRFVKENVTVKPNRGNIISSDGKLMASSLPEYRIYMDFMSGEKDEKRRRKDQARRDSILNANMDSICVGLHKIFPDKTAAQFKAHLKKGRQAKSRNYLIYPKRISYIQYKEVKKLPVFCLNRYKGGFKELAYNQRKKPFGSLAARTLGDVYADTAKGAKNGIELAFDTLLKGRDGLTHRQKVMNKFLNIIDIPPVDGCDLITTIDVGMQDICEKALVDKLKELNASVGVVVLMEVATGEVKAIVNMMQGKDGEYYEMRNNAISDMLEPGSTFKTASIMVALEDGKITPDYVVDTGNGQMPMYGRVMKDHNWHRGGYGKLTVTEILGVSSNIGTSYIIDHFYGSNPQKFVDGLKRMSIDQPLHLQIAGEGKPNIRGPKERYFAKTTLPWMSIGYETQVPPINILTFYNGIANNGVTVRPKFVKAAMKDGEIVKEYPTEIINPKICSDKTLTQIREILRKVVSEGLAKPAGSKQFHVSGKTGTAQISQGAAGYKTGRTNYLVSFCGYFPSEVPKYSMIVSIQKPGLPASGGLMAGSVFSKIAERVYAKDLRLPLTNAIDTNSVVIPHVKAGEMREAQRVLEELGINIQGKIADSGKEVWGNTHAAPQAVVLESRSNMRNFVPSVIGMGAKDAVYLLESKGLKVNLVGVGKVKSQSIANGSIVKKGQTVTLTLN is encoded by the coding sequence ATGACCCGTTACTTCTTCGTTATTCTGTTGATGGCGTTGATAGGAATAGCTATTGTTGTGAAAGCAGGCATCACCATGTTTGCCGAACGACAATACTGGCAGGATGTAGCTGATCGTTTCGTAAAAGAGAATGTGACGGTGAAGCCTAACCGTGGAAACATTATTTCTTCTGACGGTAAATTAATGGCCAGTTCTCTGCCCGAATACAGAATATATATGGACTTCATGTCCGGTGAAAAGGACGAAAAACGCAGACGAAAAGATCAGGCACGTCGGGACTCTATCCTCAACGCCAATATGGACTCTATCTGTGTCGGACTTCATAAGATATTCCCGGATAAAACTGCGGCACAATTCAAGGCACATCTCAAGAAAGGACGCCAGGCAAAAAGTCGCAATTATCTGATTTATCCCAAACGTATCTCCTACATACAATATAAAGAGGTTAAGAAACTACCTGTATTCTGCCTGAACCGGTATAAAGGCGGATTCAAAGAATTAGCATACAATCAACGTAAGAAACCATTCGGTTCACTGGCTGCCCGTACGCTGGGAGATGTGTATGCAGATACTGCCAAAGGAGCCAAAAATGGTATTGAGCTTGCTTTTGATACCCTCCTGAAAGGGCGGGACGGATTGACACACCGCCAGAAGGTGATGAACAAATTCCTGAACATTATCGATATACCGCCGGTTGACGGTTGCGATCTGATTACTACCATCGACGTAGGTATGCAGGATATCTGTGAGAAAGCATTAGTGGATAAGCTGAAAGAGCTGAATGCCAGTGTGGGCGTAGTAGTATTGATGGAAGTAGCTACCGGAGAAGTGAAAGCTATCGTCAACATGATGCAGGGCAAAGACGGCGAATATTACGAAATGCGCAACAACGCCATCAGTGACATGCTTGAACCGGGGTCTACTTTCAAGACGGCATCCATTATGGTAGCTCTTGAAGACGGTAAGATCACCCCAGACTATGTGGTAGACACCGGCAACGGACAGATGCCGATGTACGGACGTGTCATGAAAGACCACAACTGGCACCGTGGAGGATATGGGAAGCTGACTGTTACAGAAATTCTAGGAGTTTCGTCCAACATTGGTACTTCTTATATTATAGATCATTTCTATGGCAGTAATCCACAGAAGTTCGTAGACGGGTTGAAACGGATGAGTATCGACCAGCCGTTACATCTGCAGATTGCGGGAGAAGGAAAGCCGAATATCCGCGGTCCGAAAGAACGCTATTTTGCAAAGACAACTTTGCCGTGGATGAGTATCGGCTATGAGACACAGGTTCCGCCAATCAATATTCTTACGTTCTACAACGGAATAGCCAATAATGGAGTCACTGTGCGTCCGAAATTTGTTAAAGCCGCGATGAAAGATGGTGAAATCGTGAAAGAATATCCTACGGAAATTATCAATCCTAAGATTTGTTCGGATAAGACTCTGACACAGATTCGTGAAATACTCCGGAAAGTGGTCAGTGAAGGACTTGCCAAGCCTGCGGGAAGTAAACAGTTCCACGTTTCAGGTAAAACGGGAACGGCACAAATTTCACAAGGAGCAGCTGGATACAAAACGGGAAGAACAAATTATCTGGTTAGTTTCTGCGGGTATTTCCCATCAGAGGTACCTAAATATAGTATGATTGTCTCTATCCAAAAACCGGGATTGCCGGCTTCGGGAGGTTTGATGGCAGGTAGTGTGTTCAGTAAGATTGCAGAAAGAGTGTATGCCAAAGATCTGCGGCTACCGCTTACCAACGCAATTGACACCAATTCTGTAGTTATTCCGCATGTAAAAGCCGGAGAAATGCGCGAAGCGCAACGGGTGTTGGAAGAACTGGGAATTAATATACAGGGTAAAATAGCCGATTCGGGAAAAGAAGTGTGGGGGAATACACACGCTGCCCCGCAGGCTGTAGTTCTTGAAAGCCGGAGCAATATGCGGAATTTTGTGCCGAGTGTAATAGGAATGGGAGCGAAAGATGCAGTATACTTGTTGGAAAGCAAAGGATTAAAAGTCAATCTGGTCGGAGTGGGCAAAGTAAAAAGCCAATCCATAGCCAACGGGAGCATCGTAAAAAAGGGGCAGACGGTGACGCTGACGCTAAATTAA
- a CDS encoding UDP-N-acetylmuramoyl-L-alanyl-D-glutamate--2,6-diaminopimelate ligase yields the protein MLLKELLKAIQPVEVVGDSNIKITGVNIDSRLVEAGQLFMAMRGTQADGHAYIPAAITKGAIAILCEDMPEETVAGITYIQVKDSEDAVGKIATTFYGDPTSKIKLVGVTGTNGKTTIATLLYNTFRYFGYKVGLISTVCNYIDNEPIPTEHTTPDPITLNRLLGRMADEGCKYAFMEVSSHSIAQKRISGLKFAGGIFTNLTRDHLDYHKTVENYLKAKKKFFDELPPNAFSLTNLDDKNGLVMTQNTRSKVYTYSLRSLCDFKGRVLESHFEGMLLDFNNHELAVQFIGKFNASNLLAVFGAAVLLGKKEEEVLVALSTLHPVAGRFDAVRSPQGITAIVDYAHTPDALINVLNAIHGVLEGKGKVITVVGAGGNRDKGKRPIMAKEAAKASDRVIITSDNPRFEEPQDIINDMLTGLDTEDMKKTLSIVDRKEAIRTACMLAEKGDVILVAGKGHENYQEIKGVKHHFDDKEILKEIFK from the coding sequence ATGTTATTAAAGGAGTTATTAAAAGCGATCCAACCGGTAGAGGTAGTCGGAGATTCAAACATAAAAATCACCGGAGTCAATATCGACTCCCGCCTAGTAGAAGCCGGGCAACTGTTCATGGCAATGCGCGGCACACAAGCCGACGGGCATGCCTACATACCTGCTGCCATAACTAAAGGAGCTATCGCTATTCTTTGCGAGGATATGCCGGAAGAGACTGTTGCGGGAATCACTTATATACAAGTAAAAGATAGTGAAGATGCGGTAGGAAAGATTGCTACTACCTTTTATGGTGACCCGACTTCCAAGATAAAATTGGTTGGCGTTACCGGAACGAACGGAAAAACAACAATCGCGACCTTATTATATAATACATTTCGCTATTTCGGATATAAGGTAGGATTGATTTCTACCGTTTGCAACTATATCGATAATGAGCCGATTCCGACAGAGCATACCACACCTGATCCCATCACATTGAACCGTTTATTGGGACGAATGGCGGATGAAGGATGCAAATATGCTTTCATGGAAGTCAGTTCACACTCCATTGCGCAGAAACGTATCAGTGGACTAAAGTTTGCAGGAGGTATCTTTACCAATCTGACCCGCGACCATCTTGACTATCATAAAACAGTAGAGAATTATCTGAAAGCCAAGAAGAAATTCTTTGACGAACTGCCCCCAAATGCATTCAGTCTGACCAACCTTGACGATAAGAACGGACTGGTAATGACACAGAACACACGTTCTAAAGTCTATACTTATTCATTGAGAAGTCTTTGCGACTTTAAAGGGCGGGTATTGGAGTCTCATTTTGAAGGAATGTTACTCGACTTCAATAACCATGAGTTAGCAGTTCAGTTTATCGGTAAGTTCAATGCTTCCAATTTGCTGGCAGTATTCGGTGCAGCCGTTCTGTTAGGCAAGAAAGAAGAAGAGGTACTTGTGGCCCTTAGCACGCTTCATCCGGTAGCCGGACGCTTCGATGCAGTGCGTTCACCACAGGGAATTACAGCAATTGTAGATTATGCACATACTCCGGATGCTCTCATTAATGTATTGAATGCCATACATGGAGTACTTGAAGGAAAAGGGAAAGTAATTACAGTAGTAGGTGCCGGCGGTAACCGTGACAAAGGTAAACGCCCCATCATGGCAAAGGAAGCAGCCAAAGCCAGCGACCGCGTCATCATTACTTCAGACAACCCTCGCTTCGAAGAGCCACAAGACATCATCAACGATATGCTTACCGGACTGGATACGGAAGATATGAAGAAAACGCTCAGCATTGTCGACCGTAAAGAAGCGATTCGCACAGCTTGCATGCTAGCAGAAAAAGGCGATGTGATCCTCGTTGCCGGAAAAGGGCACGAGAATTACCAAGAGATAAAAGGAGTAAAACATCATTTTGACGATAAAGAAATACTCAAAGAAATTTTTAAATAA